The Halorussus gelatinilyticus genome contains the following window.
AGACCGCGAGACTGCTCCGGTCAGCGTCGGAGAGCGGTACTCGGTCGAAATCGAGGACCTCGGGAGCGAAGGCGACGGCGTGGCTCGCATCGAATCGTTCGTGGTGTTCGTCCCCGGCGCGGACCTCGGGGAGCGAGTCGACATCCGCATCGAGGAGGTCGGCGGAAGTCACGCCGTCGCATCGGTGGTCGAGGAGTCGGAGGTCGAGAACGAGGGGCGGGGCTCCGCAGACGACGGAGAAGCGAGTGAGCGAGGCAAGTCGAGCGAGTAGCGGAACCGAGTCGAACGGCGCGACCGACCGAGTTCGTAACCGAATTCGGTTACAATAGACCGGAAATCGACAGCGGTTTTAAGCACTCGCACGCGAAAGGTCCGAACCATGCTGGAGGA
Protein-coding sequences here:
- a CDS encoding TRAM domain-containing protein, whose protein sequence is MADRETAPVSVGERYSVEIEDLGSEGDGVARIESFVVFVPGADLGERVDIRIEEVGGSHAVASVVEESEVENEGRGSADDGEASERGKSSE